The segment taaaaaatgCATAGTGTCACactgaaatgttacatttcttcTAAGTCAACAGTAAACTGTGGGCCAATAATCAAAGTCTTACAAAACATACTTTCAGAATCCAGTGTTCCGGCTCTATGCAGTACTTGTTCCCTTTTCCGCACAATCTTCCTCTTTACCTGTCCTGGGGGCCCTGAAAACATTTCTACTGTATGTAGACACAAGTTTTAGATTAGGATACATTTCCGGGACCCAAAGCACACAGGGGTCTTCGTTGAATTCTAGAAGGGTCACCCACAGCCAAACAGTTCTTACCACTGTGATctcacttctgtttttgttttttttatgctgtaTAAATGTATCTATATTTGATGGTCTAGCTGTGAATGATGTATCAATTTGAATTATTTGTAATACTTTTATCggtttattttgtaaaaaacaagaaaatgaaaagtaaaGAAGAGACAACACAGCACAAATGAGTTTTGTAGCAATTGTCTTCAGtaataaaaagcaaacaaaaaactgTGGTGACATGCAGTGCATGTAACATTGAATTCATTGACTGATTCATTAAGTGTTGCTCTGATAATGAAGATGTGTAGCTCTTTATTATTTCTGAAGGGCAGGACTCACAAATGTAAGTATGCATGTATCATTGCGTCACTTATAGGGTCAACTTGGATGTGGTGGTATGTGAGACTGGTTGTTCGACATGGACCTAGTTGCAGTGGTCTGTTGGTTTGGGTCCATTGCAGGGCAGTGGGTTGGGTCAATGAAATTCTTTACAAAACCTGACTGTAAATTCTCTTAATAGATGACACTAGAAAAATGACTGTAAgcataaagtattttttttacttcatgaAAGGAAGGTTGAGGTTAGATACCTTGTGTTAGGGTTGACAGCCATTCTTTTAAGGAGGATCCACAAGCAGGCTTGAAGGTGAATGGAGGTTTATTACAGGTAAAGGTTCAAAGAATAAAACATagggaaaaaaactaaaagggGTCCTCTCTCCTCTTGAAGGAGATCCAAAGTCCAACTAGGGAAGGGCATGCCAGGCAAGCGGTAGTCGCAGAGCGGAaatcctgagtgaaagtctgggAGGAAAATACGGTAAGTACAAAGGCATTTCCATGAAAAATAGGAGTGCTGGTTCAACCACGGGAGGTTCGTAGAAGAACAGGGGATGAGTGAGAGGAGAAcaccctgtttacacatagcaggttattttgaaaaaaactagtATTTCcgtccctccgttttccaaagtaacatcgtgcacacatcatcgtcttcaaaaaagtttctgtttacattaacccacataaatacgctcccaagagccatcatatGCCAAGCCTGttggtggcagtgtaggaagaaggagaaagccgtgcaagccaatcagaagcctcatcgacgcagtctggctctttgtgacAGAACTTGTTCCAAAATAGCTGAACCTCctcgagacctaacatgtctctgctcatctacacagtaagaggagctgtatttgcaaatgcaaacacataaaaagtgcttacactaacagaaatgcaaacactaCCCGGAATGCTACCATTACTAGTCTACAGcctgctctggcagccgtactacactaAAAAGGTTGCACGAACTGACGCTCAGACTGCAGCAAACTCcgtttttctctctttatgtcagttcacattcaaataCGGAGTTCTATTTCATATCAGTGAGGTCCGGTCAGGAGCATTATGCCAAATTAATCACACCTGTGGGTGTGTGCTCCACAGTATATGAATGACGCACGTACGCACACTCACCCTCTTTCTATCCTCCTGGTCGCTGTGAGCATTGCCGGTGTTGGCGCTTTCTGCTGTTCCTCGCGGGTGATCGCCGCTTTGGGCTGCCGCTTTTCTACAGGTACCCCCTTGGCGTTCCGTGAGACTCTTTGCAGCAGTTTGGTAAGTTTTTCCTCCCTGCCTCAACATTTGCAGTGGTTGTGTGCAGCCTCTGTGCATTGTTGTGCTAACATGCACATTCCCACCCTGATGCTGTCTCTTTGGCAGCATCAGGTAATCTGGATAGGACCAACAGTTCTATCCTGCTGGATGGCTGTGGAGAAGACCATGGTGTGTCTCTGGGTGGCTTTCCTGAGGATGCTGGTCCATGAGAGTTCTGTGATGTTTCCCTGGAGTGGCCCTGCTGCGGGACTCCCTGCTCCTCCGGCTTCCCCTAGGGCCTCTGCATTGGATCGTGGTTCTGGCCGTCAGGGGTGGTGTAAACACTACAGTGCCTCCACTCCTCTAGCGCTAATTTTACTGCTAGCAGTTCTCGGTTACCCACATCATAGTTTCTTTCAGCTGCAGAGAGCCGGTGGGAGAAGAAGGCGCAGGGATAGAGCTTGTTGTCTCTCTCAGCCCGCAGGTACAGAACCGCCCCAACCCCGGAGTCAGAAGCATCTACTTCTACAACGAACTGTCTAGAGGGATCTGGCTGTTCTGGGATGGGTGCAGAAGTGAACCGGGCCTTAAGGAAGGTGAAAGCAGCTGGAGCTTGAGGTGACTAAGTAAAGGAGTAGCTATATGACTGTAATTGCGGATGAAACAGTGGGTCATACCTACAATGACCTAGCTATAACTGTATGCTCTGTCACGACGTGGATATTTgagtatatttgtattttcatttttcgTTTCttagttcctgttttattttgaaagtcttgttttccttgtgtattcccatgtgttttacttccacGTGTTTTCCGCcgtttgtgattacctgctccaccctGATTGTATTCAGCTGTGTCTCGTTACCCTTGTCTATTTAAGttcccgtttacacatagccaggtattttgaaaaacaaagatttttCCTTCATGtatgcctttcatttacacataaatagattttcgcctctgaaaacaaatttcaatgtgaactgacaaacagAGAAAGTTTGCGGCAATCTGAGGTCACTTTGTGCAACGTTTTGTGTAGTACAGCTGCCAGAGCAggctgtagttttttttttacatgtttgcatttgcaaatacagctcctcttactatgtagaggagcagagacatgttagaaAAAGCCACTgtgtcgatgaggcttctgattggcttgcacggctttctccttcttcctacactgccacccacaggttTGGTGTAGTcatgatggctcttgggagcatatttaattaatttaaatggaaacctttttgaaaacaatgatgtttgcacgatgttattttggaaaatggagggaaggaaatattttttttcatgtggaaACGGGGTctaagtcttgtgctcccctttgtccttgtaAGTTCGTCTGTTATGTTTACTCTGTTCCCCTGAGATGATACTACTCGCATGTTCctgttcttctgtgtgtttcattGGTCTCCTGTTGGATTGCCCGTGCCTCTGTTTTAGTTTGTTTCAGTTATCCACTTACACTCTTTTTTggcaccttgttttttttctattttttgtctTATTAGACTTTATTTAGAAAATTAAACTCACTGATATGAGCTAAAATACAGGAACAGCAGTCTGCTTTTATGATAACCAAAATGTCAGATGAAGATTCCTGTGTGTAAAGTACTGGTActgattttctttcattttgttcaaAACCAGCTAATTAGATTTACTAATTTAGGCCCAGTCTGCAAAAAATACTTCATTTCAACATTCGAGTTTTATAGCTCTGATTTCATTGTGTTAAGTGTCTGACAGCATTTTAGGACAGCTTCTGTATTTTGTGTACAAATATTAACAGTATTTTGCACATCCTTTTCCTGGTAAACATTGTCATCCACATCCATGCAGTGACGCCATGGAAGGGGGAGGttgagaggaaggagggaaacAGCAGTGATTCCAGACTACGTGGGATGATGCTGTTGGCTGTATGTGTATCACAGCATCACATGAGTCACAGCTGGTAATGGCATCCTATTCTCCACTTCTAGTTTGTCTCTGTGAAGAAGGGGCAGTGCACAACCGTGAATTACAGCAAAAGGATTTAAGTCAGTGAGGATTGTCGCTGTGGTTCAGCTCGACCCGATCCAACCGATGACAGACGCAGCTGGTTTACTGGTTTGCTATCTAATGAGGCATGGAGGGCTGTCCCTACTACTCTACACACACGTACATGCAGCTGAAAACATATGTCGTGTGGCTTACCCCTAAAACCCCTCCCCATTTGCTTGTGGTTTGTTAGCTTCTCTTTTACCTCCGTGTTAATCCCTTTCCTTTTCCACATCCCCCCTCCTTCCAACTCTCTTGCATGCTCTCTCTTTCGCTCCTCCCCTCTGTTCCCTTAAAGCCAGCAGGCTTCTATTTGATCCAAGCCTTTTGTTACATGATCTCCTGGAATACAACGTTCCCTCTCTACTCTATTGCTTTTCGGTTTGTTCTTGCTTTGCAGGGTAGGATGCCATCCTACAACATCCATCCTTTCCTTCTCCTGCCCCTGTGGTGATCTTAACCTGTGTATCTGGTTGTCCCTCTGACCTCACCTGGGTGTTAATACTCTCTTACCTCCGGGTCTCCTGATTAATGTGTCCGCCCCCTTGACAATGTTACCATGGATTAACTGGCTACAGCCTTTCCTCGCCTTGATCTCCTCCACCTTACTTACACAAGGCCAGAGTTGTCCATCCAGTTGTTTGTGTCCAGACCACCACACTGTAGACTGCAACGGCCGAGGTCTAACCAAAGTCCCTGAATCCATCCCTCTGGATGTCCGCCGTCTCCTGCTCTCCAACAACTGGATTACCTGGATTTCCTCTGACTTCCTCGTTCTTTACAGCGATCTGGTCTATTTGGACCTGAGAAATAACTCCCTCTCCATGCTGGAGCCAGGCACCCTAAGCACCACCTCTAGATTGGTTTTCTTGGATTTGGGGAGCAATAACCTGACAGAAATCCCCTCTGGGACATTTGGGGATTCAAGGAGTCTGATCAAATTGCGAATGGGGAACAATCCTTACCTAAGCATGGTAGGCAGGGATGCTTTTACAGGGTTGACATCTCTGAGGGAGTTGGAGCTGGAGAAGAATGGTCTCAAAGAACTTGATGTCATTGTTCTAGAACCCCTGCCCTCATTGCGGATACTGCGTCTAGAGGGAAACCCCTGGCTTTGCAACTGTCAATTTGCCAAACTATTTGCATGGCTGACAAAGAACCGTCACAAGTTACCAACAGGTAGGTCCTACAAGTGAGCGGAAATGAAACCAGGTCTCTATCTTCGTGTTTTTAGAGCTACATTTTTACACAAACCTACAGGTGACTTCAGTTACATTGTGCACAGTATTAAAAGCATCTATACAGACAGTAACTTTTTTGACACGACTGACCTGAATGATTCACATATAAGTAAGAACTGTTATTCTTATGAGGAATTCCTCCTCTGAAAGTATGAGCCAGTGCACTAAGTCTCCCAGAACcgagagatgaacatgttgcACATATGAGTACTGTAATGGAAAATCATCTTCATAACCAAACATAGTCAATCCCATTTCATTAGCCAAAAATAATTATTTCTTTACTACTTCtgtgcctctgtttgtgtgttgcatCACATTCATGAAGTAGCAGGTCTCAGAAGTCTGTATAAGATATAGACATGCATCAGTATCCTTGTTACTTCCAGAATTTTGAATATATTCTTTAAGACTTTGTTTGGCTggtgtaaaatataaaaaaggtcAGTATTTAAATATATCTGCAAACAATCAAGGTGTTGGCATAAAGTTATAAAGACAACTGCTTTAACTACCATTTCATCTAAATTTGAGCTGAGTATTGGTGCTCTAAGACATAAATGTGTAACTGGATGATGGAAAACAAAGGGCATTTGAGTTTTCGTTTACAATAACACTAGAgacatagtagtagtagtagtagtagttagTTTTGAATTGTAggtaaaaagaaacattttgagACTAGGGTGGATCATATCCAACTGCTAAAAAActgtgtttcatttttgttaatttaaatatataataatacatactGACAGTGCTGGCAGGTGCACAATTTGTCAAAACTTCACAAGCCTTTGACAGGCCTGTTATTCTTTAATTGTTGCTTTTGAGCCGTAAtggtttttaagttttaaaaaagAATCAGAGCATTAGTTAAAATTCAACAACAGCCCTGTACATCCACAGACATCTTAGTCCTGCAAGATTCCACTTGGTCTAGACTCTTTCCTCACAGCAACTAGACAATGCATGCACAGCTGtagcacaaatgcacacacacacacactataaaatGAATTGCAATTCACATATGCGTATacatttggatgtctctgggaTTATGTGCAGTGCCTTTTTTGGCTACAGACAGCCAGGTGTCTGTATACACATCTAGCTGCCATTTTACATTTAgattaaacatctgtgtgttctaTAGTGGTGTATTTGCATGTatgacggacagacagacagacaggcagacaggcagacagagacggacagacagacagacagacagacaggcaggcaggcagacagacagacagacagacagacagacaggcaggcaggcaggcaggcaggcagacagagacggacagacagacagcgagTCCATCTCTTGCATGGCATCATAGGCATGAGTCTGGCTGCCTGTTGTAGTGCCATGTGACTGGAATATCACCAAGCGATGAGGTCACTGAGTCCCTTTTCATGTGGAAAACCCCTTCTGgtctcacagtgacacacacacacacatacacacatacactaacGGACAAACACATTTGACAGTGATATCTAGTGACTGCAGGGTGCAGCAGGGCTACAGAGGAATCAGAATAAAATGGAAGTGCCTCTCCACACAGTGGGCAAAATATTTTCAAGGTGTTAGAGCACATTAGTACAGAAATCATGGGCTGCCTACAGGATGAATGAAGATGTGGAGCAGCGATAAATAATACACACAGTCTGTGGATATCACCTATGGTTTCCTAAAGAGCAGCCATAACCATTTTGGCAGCACCTGACTGCATTACAATTAGCAAACCATAGTTGTACCAGTTGAAAAACAAGTTAATTATTGCTGCAAAATAGTCGCCTTTGAATTCCATGTTGGCTTGTTAGCATTACAATGGTGTTtgaagcagacagacaaacacagacacattacactTGGAGTTATGCGATCAATGTCTTCCTATGCAACTTCCTTAATGGAAATAAGGTCATTTCTGGAAATTAGCTAGTCTTAGATCTGCTTCTGATATTCTATAACACAGAAATGTATTCCACTTACATCTCTGAAGAAACTAAAAATTTTGCACAAATTGTTAAAGCAAAATGAATCAGAATACCGTAGACCAAAAATCATTGGTGTTTTCCTGGTGTTCAGTCTAAACAACCATTTACACTGATGGAAATATTTGTAGCCACATGGTCTGTCTCTCAGCTGGTTgacttgttttctgtctgtatttCACAGGTATGGAGGGGATTGAGTGCTCCCTGCCTCTGAATGGGAATCATGTTCCTCTCAGTTTACTCTCCGACGACAGCTTCAGGGAGTGCCGAGGTATCCTTACCCTCACCGACTACCTCATCGTCATCTTTTCTGGCATTTCTGTCTCAGTGGCGGCCATCATTGCTAGCTTCTTCCTTGCCTCTACAGTCCACTGCTTCCAGCGTCTCAGCAAAGGCAGTAAAGGTGACGAGGAGGAGGGGAatgactgatggggacaggaaaAGAGGAAATGGATTACATAAAAGTCAAGTGTTGCAGACAGAACTTGTGCTGAGAGAATGTTATGTTACGTGAAAGTACAGTTAAAGAAGAGAGCAAGGAGAATGCCGGGTTCTTCTATTAAATTAAAGATTAGAGAAACAGAATGATTTTGGAGACGCTAGACAAGCTTGAATCACTAAGTTTTATGTTTCTAATCTAATATTTCTTCATTTGAACCAGTGTTATGACTGCACAGACACCTGTCTGTGGAAAGGATTGCAGTGGATAAACAAAAGAGGTGTCACACTGGACCACCGAAAATGAGATTTGTTAGTGTGGTTACCAAAATCCTTCTTTCTTCCACTCTACAATACACAACAGTTCATTTACAACCACAGAAGCTGATGCCTGACACAAAGTGGCATGATGGTTTTCAGGACTGGCCCCTCATATATCCAATCAGTGACTGGCCTAACAAGGTAATCTGACCCCGATAGGTCAACCAAGCCTTACTTCGTTGGATTTCACTCCCATTCTGTCAACCTTTGTGCTGTTTCAGTGGACACATGGATGCTTCTGTGGGTCAACCTACAGTGGCCTGGCAGTGGGGGTTCGTGTGGTTAGATCACATCTGGGAAAAAGAAATGCACTGCATTTCCTTTATTCAGGAAACACAACATATTGGTTCTCTGTAGAATTGTTAATATAACAGACAGCAATGATCTTTTTTGTGACTGCTGGGTGTTTTAGACACAGTAGTGGTTTTGCACTGGATTTTTTGGTTGTCAAAATTCAGGTCTGTCCAAGACCTCTACTGAAAGGTTCAATTGACGAAGTGCCTTGCTTAAAAGCCTCATGCTTAATTGAATGGCAATTTGTCAGCAAACTGTGAGCTTTTGGAAATTTCCAAACTTACCTGACCCCCACATTTTTTGGATCTTTATTAAATACTTCCAGTGTGATCAGTACAGAGCCTGCTATACTTCACTGAAGCAATAATATTTACAGTCCAGCACACAGAAGGAGAGCCTTACCCACAAAACCTGCACCACTTTGCATTAAATGCCAACTCAGTCCTGTTATTAAACTTACAGTGAAAGTATTTTATAGGTTTCATATGTAGCAGAAACTATTTTGAAAATCTATTGGTAAACTGAATAGTGTGATAACCAATATGTTTTTTGGAGAACATACAAAAGCTAGAGATGTGAAGCAGTCTCCATCCAGTCAAAAGTGCCTCAAGTAGATTGGATAATTAGACATTTTACTTACTAGATAACATTATATAAATATCTGCTTTACATGTTTTGAATTTCccgataataataaaaaataatatcaaaTGGGTGACTGTCTCTGGATTTTAGAGCTCTCTAACTTTGACCCTGACCTCTCCTTCTGATTTCATatagataaaaacaaaacagaagccaGTTGAGAACCACAACAAAAGGTTttgtgtgatgttgtacactctTTCTATGAATTGCACagttttgcacatttttaaagtaTTGATGGAAACATTAATGTTTTATCTATGACATATCAGGTATATTATTTTCTTATTAACATTGCATGGATGTGTCAATTGATCAGtattttatttgtctttatGAAGCagacttttttgttttaatcctATGAGCTAGGAACTGTGTGGGGTTGTTTACCAATTGAAATTCGcccataattaaaacaaagcatttttttagCATTTGGTAAATGAAAACTATTGTTGCTCTTTTCTTCCAGGACCTTTTTTGAAGGAGTAAAGCAATAATTTGAGAGCAGCAGTGCTCTGTAAGTACTTGGGCTTACTGCTGGTCTACTAGGGGTTATGTAAGGCAGTCATGCAGCAGTCCTCTCAGCCTGGGcatactttctctctctgtgcagttGCGGGTGCCAACTGATTTTGTAATCTCTAGTTTGAATGGACTTTGTGTAGATGAACCAGGATTATCAGGGTGTGAAACAAATTATGTGACAGACAGAAGatgcaataaatacattttgtttttgaaatgtgattgttttgtgtCCATGTTGTTGTTACTTGTTCTGCTGGAAATGAGGCACacaaatatttcagtttttGCCTGTCTGCCTTTGCAGATTATAGTAGACAAAAGCAATGCAGTCCTACGCATattcagtggtggaggaagtactgaagcttggtacttaagtaaaagtacaaatacccagcaatatatatacttaagtaaaagtagaagtgctacatcaacaatcctacttaagtaaaagtcttaagtacttacttttaaatgtaattaaagtattaaaagtaaaagtatatattattaatatattattatatatattctttattttcatttgcaaaggatatctgaacaggttaaaataatcaaagaaatcattttaaggtagggtaggagattttgaaaactcagtgagagtcagccagatttcgaaagtaaacacacggccctctctctctcggagctcaccccgaagccacgcctcccaaccagtctgtgacttcggccatcatgcacgtacctctctggtgcgtgcagagcaggaagagagtgacaaccagccaatactccgcgcagggtcgtcccga is part of the Parambassis ranga chromosome 7, fParRan2.1, whole genome shotgun sequence genome and harbors:
- the lrrc38a gene encoding leucine-rich repeat-containing protein 38, whose amino-acid sequence is MLPWINWLQPFLALISSTLLTQGQSCPSSCLCPDHHTVDCNGRGLTKVPESIPLDVRRLLLSNNWITWISSDFLVLYSDLVYLDLRNNSLSMLEPGTLSTTSRLVFLDLGSNNLTEIPSGTFGDSRSLIKLRMGNNPYLSMVGRDAFTGLTSLRELELEKNGLKELDVIVLEPLPSLRILRLEGNPWLCNCQFAKLFAWLTKNRHKLPTGMEGIECSLPLNGNHVPLSLLSDDSFRECRGILTLTDYLIVIFSGISVSVAAIIASFFLASTVHCFQRLSKGSKGDEEEGND